Sequence from the Clostridium botulinum genome:
AAAAATATGATCTAACTTTAAATTTCATAAGATAAGAAATGAAGTTCTAAACATGATTAATTTGAATAAATTTATTAAATAAACGTAATTTTTAGGAGGTTTATTCATTGAAAAAATTTATTGTTATCCTACTAGTATTATTAAACTCTACTATTATGATTGGTTGTAATTTATCAGATGCTAAATACATAAACTTTTCGAAAAAACCTAATAATCATTATTATACTGATCAGCTTACAAAGAAAATACTAAGTAATGAAGAGTTTTCACTTTATGTATTTGATAAAAATTTATATAAAGAAATCCAGGTCAATGAAAATGAAGAAATTATAATAGATAATTTTTTAAATAGTTTAATCACTGAAAATTATTTAGACACTTCCGATTCAATTAGTGATAGAGAACCATTTAGAATTAAAGTAGTATTTAAAGATACTATTTTTCTATTAAAGATTTTCAGCTCCAATCTTGTAACTTTATCTCCTTGGGATGGTAATTACACAGAAGATATAATATCAATGGAAAATTTGCCTATTGGTTATAATTTATTTGATTTCTGTGTTCATGTTGAATCTAAACCTATAGAAAAATAAAGAAAATATTATTTTAAAATATCAATCTTTAATTTTTTAAACTTTTATTAACGTTATATTTCTAAGGTGGCGTTTTACCACCTTTGCTTTCTAAAATGGTGTTTTACCACCTTGCTTTCTAAAGGGGTGTTTTACTACTTTAAGTTTCTAAGGGGGCGTTTTACCCCCTTTGAATTTTTTCAAATATCCATTGAATTTTTTTATAGTAGTATTCTTATATTAATGGTATTATATTGTTAATTCTAATAATATAAAGTTATATAATATACTTATATTAACAACTAAAAACATTTAATTGAAATCATATACAAAGAAAGGAGTTTAATATGTATAAAATGGACTTTCATATACATACATCAAGCTCAGATGGATTATTATCACCTACAGAAGTAGTTAAGCGTGCTAAAGAAAATTCTGTTTCTTACTTAGCAATTACAGATCATGATACATTATCAGGACTAGATGCTGGAATAAAATGTGGCAAAGAATTAGGTGTTACAATTATTCCTGGGATAGAGTTATCTACTCAATATAATAACGAAAGCATACATCTTCTTGGATTTTTTAAAGATAATAATTTTAATAATTCAAAACTTATAAATGAACTTGATAAAATTAAAAATCACAGAATTATAAGAGCTAAAGAAATTATAAAAAAATTAAAAAGTGAATTTAACATAATAATAAGCTTTGACGATGTATTAGCCAATGGTAAAGATACAATAGCTAGACCACATATCGCTAGAGCAATAATAGATGCTGGTTATGACTATGATAATGAATATATCTTCCAAAATTTTATAGGAAAAGACTGCAAGGCCTACGTTCCTACTCTAAAATTATCAACTGAAGATGGTATATCTCTCTTAAAATCATATAATGCATTAGTATTTTTAGCTCATCCAAAACTTATAAGTAATTCTAAAATTGATGACTTTTTAAAAATGGACCTAGATGGGATAGAAGCTATTTATTTTCAAAACACAAAAGTTGAAGAAGAAAAATTTATAAACATAGCTATAGAAAATAATTTATTAATTTCTTGTGGTTCAGATTTTCATGGTAATTTAAAAGATGATAAAAAACATGGCGATATTGGAAGCATGACTATGCCTTCAATTTATTTAGAAAACCTTTTAAGTGCTTTGAACATAAAATAATCATTACTTAAGTAATAAAAACAAAAAAGGAACTGCTCATATTGCATTTTAAGCATTATGAGTAGTTCCTTAATAATTAAACCATTAAAAATTTATCAAAGAATTGCTATCTCTTTATATAAATATTATGCTACTTTTATTATTCATAAGTCTTTTTTTTATTTACTATCTTTACTATCTATTTCTACATTTTTAGGTTCTTCTAATGCTTTGTCATCACTAAACCATTTAGCATCTGTTGTTGGATTACTTACTATTCCTAACATTACAAGAATTGATAGAATAGCTTGTACTATTTGTTCATAGTCACCTTGTATAACTTCAACACCAAAACTTTTAAGAATTAATGGAATTAACGCTGCAATAGATACCCATAATCCATAATTTTTAAATCTAGATTTATCTATCATAAAAAGACCTCCTTGATCCTTAAGATATTCTTAAACAATACCTTAATTTATAATATTCCATAAGAATACTTTTAGTCACAAAAAGGTCTCTTTATATACTTATTTTTTAATTAAGCTATGTTAAGATGTTGATATATACATAAGTAAAATAGACTGAATAATTGAGCTTAGGAATGCTAAATTATATATATCAACACATATTAAAAACAGAACTCTTAATTAAAATTTTTATGCTTCTATTAAAAAGGCTCTGTAGCCTCTCATAGTTTCATATATATCCGCTTTGCTTGCTAATTCCCATGGTGCATGCATATTTAAAAGTGCTACTCCACAATCTATAACTTCCATATTGTATTGAGCTAAAATATATGCGATAGTTCCACCACCACCAGCATCAACTTTTCCTAGTTCTGCTGTTTGAATAGAAACATCATGCTTTTCCATTATTCTTCTAAGTTCAGCCATATATTCTGCATTTGCATCATTACAACCTGATTTTCCTCTAGCACCAGTATACTTATTAAATACCATACCTCTACCAAAGAATGCTGAATTTTTCTTTTCCATTACTGATGGATAATTTGGATCAAAAGCTGCACTTACATCAGAAGATAACATTTTAGAATTGCTAAGACATCTTCTTAATTTAATATCAGAAAATCCTTCAACTTTATCAAGAACTTCTGCAACTATATTTTCAAAGAACTTAGATTGCATTCCAGTTGCACCAATGCTACCTACCTCTTCTTTATCAACTAAAAGACAACAACAAGTCTTATCGCACTCATTAATATCAAACATAGCCATTAATGAAGTATATGAACATACTCTATCATCATGACCATAAGCCATAACCATACTTCTGTCTAAACCATAATCTCTTGCTTTTCCTGCTGGAACTATTTCAATTTCAGCTGATAAAAAGTCTTCTTCTTCAAAATCATACTTTTCTTTTAATATTTTTAATATATTAGCTTTTACGGCATCTTTTTCTTCTCCTTTTAAAGGCATGCTACCAACTAATACGTTTAAATCTTCTCCTTCAACTACTTTATTTCCTTTTTTAAGTAATTGATCTCCTGATAAATGAACTAATAAATCTGAAACTCCAACAACTGGATCACTTTCATCTTCACCAATACAAATATCAATTATTGAACCATCTTTTTTCACTACTACTCCGTGTAATGCTAAAGGTAAAGTAACCCATTGATATTTCTTTATTCCACCATAATAATGAGTATCTAATAATACCATTTCATTATCTTCATAAAGTGGATTTTGTTTTGCATCTAATCTAGGTGAATCAATGTGAGCGCCTAAAATTTTAAGACCTTTTTCCATAGATTCATTTCCGATAATAAATAAAGCAATTGTCTTTCCTTTATTATTAGCATATACCTTATCTCCTGCTTTTAAAGCTCCACCATTTTTTATTATGTCATCAATATTCTTATAGCCATTATCTTCAGCCATTTTAATAACTTCTTTTACACATTCTCTTTCAGTCTTACATATAGACATAAAATTTTTGTATCCATCACAAAAATCAAAGATTTCTTTTACGCCCTTTTCCTCATACTTATTCCATACATTCTTGTTATTTTTTTCTGATTTCATATTTAATCCTCTCTTCTCTCTTTTTAATAAGTTTTGTTTTGAAAAAATGTTGATATTTTAATATAGTTGCATAATGGTATCACAATTTACTTTTTAAACTATTAGTATAAACTCCTCTATCCAAAAGCTATATATTACAATATCAACACTATATTTAAATAAACTTAGTTTAAATTTTAAGCTTCATCACTTACTGCACTCATTCTATTTTCTATTATGTCAACAGGAGATATTTTAGACATCAATGAATATCTATAGTTAACTGCTGCCGCTTCTATTATTACAGCAATATTTCTTCCTGGTCTAACAGGAACAGTTAATTTTTTAACTGGTATACCCAATATATCCATATATTGATTATCTATACCTAATCTATCATAATCATTGTCATCTTTCCAGTGTTCAAAGTGCATTATTAATTTTATTTCTTTTTCTTCTAATACAGAACTTAATCCATACAGTTGCGTAACATCAATAATTCCTATTCCCCTAACTTCAAGCATACCAATAGTTATCTTAGGAGAACTTCCTATTAATGTTCCATCACTTTCCCTAATATCTACTGCATCATCAGTGATTAATCGATGACCTCTTTTTATAAGTTCTAAGGCTGTTTCACTTTTTCCTATACCGCTTTCTCCAGTTATTAAGATTCCAATTCCTGAAACATCAACTAATACTCCATGTAATCTTGTTTCAGGCGCTAATTTATCTGCTAAATATAAAGTTATTTTACTTATAAGTTTTGTTGTTACAGACTTACTTCTTAATACCCATATATTATTTTTTCTTGCTTCTTTAATAAATTCTTCATGAGGATCTAAACCTCTACTTATTATTAGACAAGTTATATTAAAGCTTAAATATTTTTTAACTCTTTTCTTTCTTACTTCAATTTGCATATCTTGTAAGAAGCTCCATTCAGCTTTACCGATAATTTGTATTCTTTCTGGAGCAAAGTAGTTATAAAATCCTGCTAATTGTAAGCCTGGTCTATTCACATCATTTACTTCGATTTTTACATCTTCATTTCCCTCAACTAATACCTCTAAATCAAAATCATTTATTAATCTTTTAACTGAAACCGCCACTCTCCATCATTCCCTTTTATTTATTTTTCAGTTCCACACCTTCTAATTGTGCTCTAAAATTCTTCTTTACATTATCTATGTATCTCTTTCTTAATTTTTGTTGTAACTCTTTCTCTTCTTCTGTTAAACTTGCCTCTTTACTTTTCTTATATAATAAATTAATTTGTTCTATTACTTCTTCTATTTTCATATTTTCAATATTCACTTTAAAATACATCCTTTCTCTTTCTATATCAATAATTTTACCTATTTTTAAAAATATAATCAACAAAAAAACTTACGACATTATTTTTTATTTTATTGTGTAATTTTAAACATATTTATTATACTAATCATTCTAAATTATTCGAAAATTATACATTTTATAGTTCTTCATGTAACTTCTTAAGATATTTTTTTACTTGAATTTATTTCTTTTTTTGTTTATTAATACTAAATTTGTAATATTGTGTATTTAAACCTCATTTTCTTGGTAATTAATGTCGGTAATTGTATAGCGAAATCTTTTTACAAAAGGCTACATTTTGTTTATAATTAATTTACATAAATTACTTAATTAACCTAAAATTCAAATTCTTTTTTGGCAAAGTTTGAGTGTGTTGTTAATTTAATAATAATGATATAAGAGGTGATATAATTGAAAATTAAAGATTTGCTAAAATTAAAAAGAAAAATTATTGTTAGAAAAAAATTACTTAATTTCTTATTAGTTTGGTTTAATCCAAGAAACACTTTGATGATTGTTTTATCTAAAAATTTAGACAAGCATATTGCAAAATATCAAAAAATACTCTCTCTACAACATAGACATGAAAAATATAGATTAGATATGGTTAGATTAGCAATTGCTTAATTTAACTATAGAAATTATTTTTACTCTCTTTAATAATTAACCTTTATATTAAATTAATAAGTCATTGATTTTAGTATTTATAATATTAATTCCAATTTAGTAATCAATGACTTATTAATTCACTCTTTACACATAAATTAAGATATACTTTAAATCATATATAAATAAGTTTTGCATTTTTAATTTTTTACATATAAGTTTTACATTTTTAATTTTTTTACATAGAAGAAAATTACCAGAGCGACTTTAGATTTGTAGATTTTTTTAACCATACTTTTTCCAAACTCAGTGAAGGAAGAATGTTATGGGATATGTTTATTTTTTAAAGATACACATTATACTTTTAAAGCATAATATTCTAGAAATTATTCACAAATTTAAATTTTTTATAATTTCCTAAATAATAAAAAAGTGGCTGCTCCATATTTATTTCGTTGTTAATATTTTTACTGTTCAGTACTTATAAAACTACTGATATTAATTAACTTATGCGAATGAAAATTCTATAATTTGCTGAACAATAAAAAACACCCCATAATGAGGTGTTTTAATTCATAAACAATAGCTCCCAACATGCCGTTTACTTACATATTCATACCTGCGCCTCGCAGGTGGGTTAAGTTCAACTTAATTTTGTCTTCTTCTGTAAATTAATTAGAGAAGCCTGACAGACATAAGTATGTCACAAATCCCGAAAATGTCATGTAGGTTGAATATAATAAGCTATGCGAACATCTTAGGAAAACTACACTTTTATTATATCATAACTTTATTTTAATTCAATAGAATTATTATACTTATTATTTATTTTTTTAATCATTATAATCTATTAAAACTTCATCTAAATCTACTTCACTATCACTATTAGCAAATACTGATATAAACTTTACATATCCTAAATTTCTTGTCTCGCTTTCTATTTGCCTATACTTCCC
This genomic interval carries:
- a CDS encoding PHP domain-containing protein, translating into MYKMDFHIHTSSSDGLLSPTEVVKRAKENSVSYLAITDHDTLSGLDAGIKCGKELGVTIIPGIELSTQYNNESIHLLGFFKDNNFNNSKLINELDKIKNHRIIRAKEIIKKLKSEFNIIISFDDVLANGKDTIARPHIARAIIDAGYDYDNEYIFQNFIGKDCKAYVPTLKLSTEDGISLLKSYNALVFLAHPKLISNSKIDDFLKMDLDGIEAIYFQNTKVEEEKFINIAIENNLLISCGSDFHGNLKDDKKHGDIGSMTMPSIYLENLLSALNIK
- a CDS encoding DUF896 domain-containing protein is translated as MNIENMKIEEVIEQINLLYKKSKEASLTEEEKELQQKLRKRYIDNVKKNFRAQLEGVELKNK
- a CDS encoding DUF4883 family protein, producing MKKFIVILLVLLNSTIMIGCNLSDAKYINFSKKPNNHYYTDQLTKKILSNEEFSLYVFDKNLYKEIQVNENEEIIIDNFLNSLITENYLDTSDSISDREPFRIKVVFKDTIFLLKIFSSNLVTLSPWDGNYTEDIISMENLPIGYNLFDFCVHVESKPIEK
- a CDS encoding aminopeptidase; amino-acid sequence: MKSEKNNKNVWNKYEEKGVKEIFDFCDGYKNFMSICKTERECVKEVIKMAEDNGYKNIDDIIKNGGALKAGDKVYANNKGKTIALFIIGNESMEKGLKILGAHIDSPRLDAKQNPLYEDNEMVLLDTHYYGGIKKYQWVTLPLALHGVVVKKDGSIIDICIGEDESDPVVGVSDLLVHLSGDQLLKKGNKVVEGEDLNVLVGSMPLKGEEKDAVKANILKILKEKYDFEEEDFLSAEIEIVPAGKARDYGLDRSMVMAYGHDDRVCSYTSLMAMFDINECDKTCCCLLVDKEEVGSIGATGMQSKFFENIVAEVLDKVEGFSDIKLRRCLSNSKMLSSDVSAAFDPNYPSVMEKKNSAFFGRGMVFNKYTGARGKSGCNDANAEYMAELRRIMEKHDVSIQTAELGKVDAGGGGTIAYILAQYNMEVIDCGVALLNMHAPWELASKADIYETMRGYRAFLIEA
- the hprK gene encoding HPr(Ser) kinase/phosphatase, with the protein product MAVSVKRLINDFDLEVLVEGNEDVKIEVNDVNRPGLQLAGFYNYFAPERIQIIGKAEWSFLQDMQIEVRKKRVKKYLSFNITCLIISRGLDPHEEFIKEARKNNIWVLRSKSVTTKLISKITLYLADKLAPETRLHGVLVDVSGIGILITGESGIGKSETALELIKRGHRLITDDAVDIRESDGTLIGSSPKITIGMLEVRGIGIIDVTQLYGLSSVLEEKEIKLIMHFEHWKDDNDYDRLGIDNQYMDILGIPVKKLTVPVRPGRNIAVIIEAAAVNYRYSLMSKISPVDIIENRMSAVSDEA
- a CDS encoding phage holin, which produces MIDKSRFKNYGLWVSIAALIPLILKSFGVEVIQGDYEQIVQAILSILVMLGIVSNPTTDAKWFSDDKALEEPKNVEIDSKDSK